The following coding sequences lie in one Flagellimonas eckloniae genomic window:
- a CDS encoding TonB-dependent receptor: protein MKKLLTPTGRRLPLLKFDLKMKLSALFIIVVLFSMKANDTYGQRTNISLELNNVTVAQLIDKIESTTEFRFIYKLEDVDLKRNVSITAENEKISTILKRILKGTNTTFNINDRLVYLVKRKGNISKLSDLKAIENDKQQTALNGTVTDQNGQPLPGANVVEKGTTNGTQTDFDGNYTLELSTENPILVISYIGFLPKEIAVNGQATIDIILQEDAAKLDEVVVVGYGSQKKANLTGAVVSVKGDDINKRPITQGSQALQGVASGVYINTNSGEPGNDNATINVRGVGTLNNSDPLVLIDGIEGPLNSINSNDIETINVLKDAASAAIYGTRAANGVILITTKRGKTGKPSVSFNSYYGITSPTVLANTVTDTRTYLETYVQAAAYSGRTHPFTPELIDEISALGSKDWLGDYVNTGSIQNNDLSISGGSENVKYRWSTSYLDQKSFLEGDYFLKRLNTRLNLDVNLGSKVKIGTSLSFINSENRQATKNDAPANSSQRGIPEGEGIVPSFSDDGNKGSFLFTILNVSAPNGFVFDEFGRYGGTGGESTRSQRHNVQALIDNQWVNIDGNEFLGNAFVEYEPIEGLKLRYTSALNFQQESYQDVRLEHEQYDRFGNRTAVREAGSLLIARESTILNRTNWLQATYTKSFGDHNFNFLVGANEETSSIRRIATFEKGFGSTSLVRVGNGTEAVDINNYNGEWALQSVFGRLNYNYKNKYLLEANIRRDGSSRFGSQSRWATFPGLSVGYVVSNENFWKSDFFTYFKLRGSWGKLGVQSTNLYPYASEVVLGSDYNGVSGASLSKLGNPNLAWEETTVTDVGVDLKFFNGKISLEADYFIKESTGILTDLANPLTSGIDSDISVNAASIENKGWDLTLSARHNIGDLRMSASVNVTHVKNKVLEVDPSLAGPDDQRRVGQGWWIRGEPINSFYGHEFGGIYQVEDFDDSGNLLEPLDFTWLGSNVPRPGDIKYTDQNNDGAINEDDMVVIGNPNPEWLYGFNFDFEYKRWDLGMLFQGIGTANSLVNRYTGNFGHSGLREYWLDGWTEENRSNIVPRIFVDREGWNGNTIEGVGGLAQTSNWIIDRKFLRLKNIVVGYSLPESILEKLSVDNLRIYLSGQNLWTKSELDDLDPERNAFTNHFAATLPQAKVVTLGLNLKF from the coding sequence ATGAAAAAACTTCTTACCCCAACAGGAAGGCGTCTGCCCTTGTTGAAATTCGATTTAAAAATGAAATTGAGTGCCTTATTTATCATTGTTGTTTTGTTTTCAATGAAAGCAAATGATACCTATGGCCAAAGAACCAATATATCTCTGGAATTAAACAACGTAACAGTAGCACAGCTTATCGATAAAATTGAAAGTACTACTGAATTCAGGTTTATTTATAAGTTAGAAGATGTTGATTTAAAAAGAAATGTTTCAATTACTGCTGAAAATGAAAAAATCAGCACTATTCTTAAACGCATTCTTAAAGGCACCAATACAACGTTCAATATTAATGACAGATTGGTATACTTAGTTAAACGTAAAGGAAACATCTCAAAATTGTCAGACCTAAAAGCTATAGAAAATGACAAACAGCAAACAGCGCTAAACGGAACGGTTACAGATCAGAATGGTCAACCACTTCCTGGAGCCAATGTTGTTGAAAAAGGGACCACCAATGGTACGCAGACCGATTTTGATGGAAACTATACTTTAGAGCTTTCCACTGAAAACCCAATCCTTGTAATTTCCTATATCGGTTTTTTACCGAAAGAAATAGCAGTAAATGGGCAAGCTACCATAGATATCATATTACAAGAAGATGCAGCAAAACTAGATGAAGTTGTTGTGGTTGGTTATGGTTCGCAGAAAAAAGCTAATCTAACAGGAGCAGTTGTAAGTGTAAAAGGTGATGATATTAATAAAAGACCAATAACCCAGGGGTCGCAAGCATTACAAGGAGTTGCATCTGGGGTCTATATTAATACCAATTCTGGAGAACCTGGTAATGACAATGCTACAATTAATGTAAGGGGGGTAGGAACATTGAATAATTCTGACCCATTAGTTTTAATTGACGGGATAGAAGGCCCGCTAAATAGTATTAATTCTAACGACATTGAAACCATAAACGTATTAAAAGATGCCGCTTCAGCTGCTATTTATGGTACGAGAGCTGCAAATGGAGTTATACTCATTACAACGAAAAGAGGTAAAACAGGCAAGCCTTCAGTGAGTTTCAATTCGTACTATGGCATAACATCTCCAACTGTTTTGGCCAATACTGTAACAGATACAAGAACCTATTTGGAAACTTATGTTCAGGCTGCTGCTTATTCTGGTAGAACCCATCCTTTTACACCGGAGTTAATCGACGAGATTTCAGCTTTGGGCTCCAAGGATTGGCTTGGGGATTATGTGAATACCGGATCCATACAAAACAATGATTTATCCATTTCTGGGGGCTCCGAAAATGTGAAGTATCGATGGTCTACAAGTTATTTAGATCAAAAAAGCTTTTTGGAAGGAGATTACTTTTTAAAACGGTTGAATACACGATTAAATTTAGACGTTAATTTAGGCAGTAAGGTAAAAATAGGGACATCTCTATCATTTATCAATAGTGAAAACCGCCAAGCAACCAAGAATGATGCTCCTGCTAATAGTTCGCAACGGGGTATACCTGAAGGCGAAGGGATTGTTCCAAGTTTTTCGGATGATGGGAATAAAGGAAGCTTTTTATTTACCATACTTAACGTAAGTGCTCCCAATGGTTTTGTTTTTGATGAGTTTGGAAGATATGGTGGAACCGGTGGTGAATCAACAAGGTCTCAAAGGCACAACGTGCAAGCCCTTATTGATAATCAATGGGTAAATATTGATGGAAATGAGTTTTTGGGGAATGCTTTTGTAGAGTACGAACCTATTGAAGGCCTTAAGCTTAGGTATACCTCTGCATTAAACTTCCAACAAGAATCGTATCAAGATGTACGTTTAGAACACGAACAATATGACAGATTTGGAAATAGGACTGCAGTGCGTGAAGCTGGAAGTTTGCTAATTGCTAGAGAATCAACAATACTAAATCGTACCAACTGGCTTCAAGCCACTTATACAAAATCATTTGGAGACCACAATTTTAACTTTCTAGTAGGAGCCAATGAAGAGACTTCAAGTATTAGAAGAATTGCAACTTTTGAAAAAGGATTTGGGTCAACTTCTTTGGTGCGAGTTGGTAATGGTACAGAAGCAGTCGATATAAACAACTATAATGGTGAATGGGCATTGCAATCTGTTTTTGGCAGATTAAATTATAACTACAAAAATAAATATTTGCTAGAGGCAAATATTAGGCGTGATGGTTCATCAAGATTTGGTTCACAAAGTAGATGGGCAACCTTTCCCGGCTTATCTGTTGGATATGTAGTATCGAATGAAAATTTTTGGAAAAGTGACTTCTTTACTTATTTCAAGTTACGAGGGTCGTGGGGTAAACTAGGGGTTCAAAGTACAAACTTGTACCCATATGCTTCTGAAGTAGTTTTGGGGTCCGATTATAATGGTGTATCTGGAGCTTCCTTAAGCAAATTAGGGAATCCAAACTTGGCATGGGAAGAAACAACTGTTACTGATGTTGGGGTTGATTTGAAATTTTTTAATGGAAAAATTTCACTAGAGGCGGATTATTTTATCAAAGAAAGTACAGGAATATTAACAGATTTAGCAAACCCACTTACCTCGGGTATTGATTCCGATATCTCTGTGAATGCGGCATCAATTGAAAATAAAGGATGGGACTTGACCCTTAGTGCTCGTCATAATATTGGCGATTTGAGAATGTCGGCAAGTGTAAATGTGACCCACGTTAAAAATAAGGTTCTTGAAGTAGATCCAAGTTTGGCAGGGCCAGATGATCAAAGACGAGTTGGTCAAGGCTGGTGGATCAGGGGAGAACCTATTAATTCTTTTTACGGTCATGAATTTGGTGGTATTTACCAAGTAGAGGATTTTGATGATAGCGGTAATTTATTGGAACCATTGGATTTTACCTGGTTGGGAAGTAATGTGCCACGTCCAGGTGACATTAAGTATACAGATCAAAATAATGACGGAGCAATAAATGAGGATGACATGGTCGTAATCGGTAATCCCAATCCAGAATGGTTATATGGATTCAACTTTGATTTTGAATATAAAAGATGGGATTTGGGAATGTTGTTCCAAGGAATCGGCACTGCAAATTCATTGGTCAATAGATATACCGGTAATTTTGGACACTCTGGTTTAAGGGAATACTGGTTAGATGGATGGACGGAAGAGAATCGTAGTAATATCGTACCAAGAATTTTCGTTGACAGAGAAGGTTGGAACGGAAATACCATTGAAGGCGTTGGCGGTCTTGCACAGACTTCCAATTGGATTATCGATAGAAAATTTTTACGCCTAAAAAATATTGTAGTAGGGTATTCTTTGCCCGAATCCATTCTTGAAAAGCTATCTGTTGACAATTTAAGGATCTATTTAAGTGGACAAAATTTATGGACCAAATCAGAATTGGATGATTTAGATCCTGAACGAAATGCATTTACCAATCACTTTGCGGCTACATTGCCACAGGCCAAAGTTGTTACCCTTGGACTTAACCTGAAATTTTAA
- a CDS encoding FecR family protein — MQEQEFKRLLNKYLEGTLSEDETKILEKFEEELKSRSQGINFKNNAEKAQFQESIWSGIDMVSNKKAKTQTWRLAASVAAIFIGLIATGYLYLQNTSATSSGLIPENAITLELEDGSIKVIEENGATRILDEDGNLIGQQNGNQLVYDNKSFVEEIAFNTLRVPYGKTFELQLSDGTKAHLNAGSSIKYPIKFLKGQDRQIFITGEAYLDVAKNPLHPFIVSANNLNVRVLGTQFNVNAYPEDEITEIVLVEGSVGLYSNSVAYDSQKSTILEPGFQAKYNKSTEQISTEEVITDIYTSWMKGELVFRNMSFKNIMKKLERHYDIKIVMNNKELSDKIFNASFGNEPLSKVLESLRENYDIEYSLINNELIIN, encoded by the coding sequence ATGCAAGAACAAGAATTCAAAAGATTACTTAATAAATACCTCGAAGGCACCTTATCTGAGGATGAGACCAAAATTCTTGAAAAATTCGAGGAGGAACTGAAATCAAGGAGCCAAGGGATCAATTTTAAAAATAATGCGGAAAAAGCTCAATTTCAAGAATCTATTTGGTCTGGAATTGACATGGTTTCCAATAAGAAAGCAAAGACCCAAACATGGAGATTAGCAGCTTCAGTTGCGGCTATATTTATCGGTCTTATAGCCACGGGATACTTATATCTTCAAAATACCTCTGCTACCTCGTCAGGATTAATTCCCGAAAATGCCATTACACTAGAACTTGAAGATGGTAGTATAAAAGTTATTGAAGAAAATGGCGCAACCCGTATCCTTGATGAAGATGGTAATTTAATTGGCCAGCAGAATGGCAATCAATTGGTATATGACAACAAAAGCTTTGTTGAGGAAATAGCTTTTAATACGTTAAGAGTACCCTATGGCAAGACCTTTGAGCTGCAGTTATCGGATGGTACCAAGGCGCATTTAAATGCTGGATCTTCCATAAAATATCCTATTAAATTTCTCAAAGGACAGGATAGACAAATATTCATAACTGGTGAAGCCTACTTGGATGTAGCCAAAAATCCACTTCATCCCTTTATTGTTAGCGCAAACAATTTAAATGTACGGGTACTGGGCACACAATTCAATGTTAATGCATATCCTGAAGATGAGATAACGGAAATTGTACTTGTAGAAGGTTCTGTTGGCCTGTATTCCAATAGTGTTGCGTACGATTCACAGAAAAGTACCATTCTTGAGCCCGGCTTTCAGGCTAAGTACAATAAATCAACAGAGCAAATTAGCACTGAAGAGGTGATTACAGATATTTATACCTCTTGGATGAAAGGCGAGTTGGTTTTTAGAAATATGTCCTTCAAAAATATCATGAAAAAATTGGAAAGGCATTATGACATCAAAATCGTAATGAACAACAAAGAATTATCAGATAAAATATTCAATGCCAGTTTTGGAAATGAGCCCTTGTCCAAAGTTTTAGAAAGCTTAAGGGAAAATTACGATATAGAATATAGCTTAATAAACAATGAACTAATTATAAACTAA
- a CDS encoding RNA polymerase sigma factor, producing MPISSKITDNLLVGEFEKGNEKAFRKLFEMFWEPMFINAKSIVLDVDAAKDIVQNIWTNIWQNREIRKIENFEGYLYKAVKYSCYKYLRDSKFDTTHIEIIESLQLNSRPEIEKQYDFEETHTLLQDSLDKLSPRCRQVFKLSRLEEVSNEEIANLLGISKRSVENQMSIALKSIRQHMTTVQSAVTTFLTFFLIF from the coding sequence ATGCCCATTAGCTCAAAAATAACCGATAATTTATTGGTTGGAGAATTTGAAAAAGGTAATGAAAAAGCCTTTCGCAAATTGTTTGAAATGTTCTGGGAGCCTATGTTTATAAATGCAAAATCTATTGTCTTGGATGTAGATGCTGCCAAGGATATTGTTCAAAACATATGGACCAATATATGGCAAAACAGGGAGATACGAAAAATTGAAAATTTTGAAGGATATCTTTACAAAGCCGTAAAATATAGCTGTTATAAATATCTAAGAGACAGCAAATTTGATACTACACACATAGAGATTATAGAATCATTACAATTGAATTCAAGACCTGAGATTGAGAAACAGTATGATTTTGAGGAAACGCATACTCTTCTTCAAGATTCCTTGGATAAATTATCTCCCAGATGTAGACAGGTTTTTAAGTTAAGTCGATTGGAAGAGGTGAGCAATGAAGAAATTGCCAATCTTCTTGGAATATCCAAACGGTCTGTTGAAAACCAAATGTCTATCGCTTTAAAATCCATACGGCAGCACATGACCACCGTACAATCAGCCGTTACGACATTTCTTACCTTTTTCCTTATTTTTTAG